Proteins from a genomic interval of Lolium perenne isolate Kyuss_39 chromosome 1, Kyuss_2.0, whole genome shotgun sequence:
- the LOC127340751 gene encoding polygalacturonase inhibitor produces MAAFPLLLLLCSLLLATSTAADQCHDDDHAALVAIDTALGSPYHFASWTPDSACCDWYDVDCDAESGRVIGLRVFQDTNMSGSIPDAIANLTFLQTLTLHHLPAISGAIPDSLAALSNLSQLTISHTGVSGPVPSFLGALTALTALDLSYNSLTGAIPPSLADLPNLSSINLRRNHLSGAIPSLLLSKSPDQAYLWLSSNNLSGAIPAEFAAVDFAHIDLSRNALSGDAACLLGAGKSSLQHVDVSRNALRFDLSGMEFPENATYIDLSHNGIRGGIPTQVANLTNLQQFNVSFNRLCGEVPAGGNMARFDRYSYLHNKCLCGAPLTACRQRPINYLH; encoded by the coding sequence ATGGCCGCCTTCCCTCTCCTGTTGCTGCTCTGTTCTCTCCTCCTCGCCACCTCGACGGCGGCAGATCAGTGCCACGACGACGACCACGCCGCCCTGGTCGCCATTGATACCGCCCTGGGCAGCCCGTACCACTTCGCGTCGTGGACGCCGGACTCTGCCTGCTGCGACTGGTACGACGTCGACTGCGATGCCGAGTCAGGCCGCGTCATCGGCCTCCGTGTGTTTCAGGACACCAACATGTCGGGCTCCATCCCGGACGCCATTGCCAACCTCACCTTCCTCCAGACCCTCACCCTCCACCACCTCCCCGCCATCTCCGGTGCCATACCGGACTCCCTCGCCGCGCTCTCCAACCTTTCGCAGCTCACCATCTCCCACACTGGTGTCTCCGGCCCGGTCCCCTCCTTCCTcggcgcgctcaccgcgctcaCCGCCCTCGACCTCTCTTACAACTCCCTCACCGGCGCCATACCGCCGTCTCTAGCTGATCTCCCCAACCTTTCCAGTATCAACCTCCGCCGGAACCACCTCTCCGGTGCCATCCCGTCGCTGCTCCTCTCCAAGTCGCCCGACCAGGCCTACCTCTGGCTTTCCAGCAACAACCTCTCTGGCGCTATCCCGGCCGAGTTCGCCGCCGTCGACTTCGCCCACATCGACCTATCCCGCAACGCCCTCAGCGGCGACGCCGCGTGCCTCTTGGGCGCGGGGAAGTCGTCGCTCCAGCACGTCGACGTGTCCCGCAACGCGCTGCGCTTCGACCTCTCCGGCATGGAGTTCCCGGAGAACGCCACCTACATCGACCTCAGCCACAACGGCATCCGTGGCGGCATCCCTACGCAGGTGGCGAACCTTACCAACCTCCAGCAGTTCAACGTGAGCTTCAACAGGCTGTGCGGCGAGGTGCCCGCCGGCGGCAACATGGCCAGGTTCGACCGCTATAGCTACCTCCACAACAAGTGCCTCTGTGGAGCGCCGCTCACGGCGTGCCGCCAACGGCCCATCAACTACCTACACTAG
- the LOC127340762 gene encoding uncharacterized protein, translated as MGDYTIQISTKLIDQLARDDEKVKRRVRKPKPKKVLEQPEEPQDNGRELPSEPKSSPAPAPGWQLPPPVYLPVTPAPPPPPSPLIQEAEAIRAVVAESVKVLEKLDKQEAGMQQELARRAKELHDREFKLPYQNPVPCADEKAACHECYVSNAAKDPLKCAEAVKRFEACVRMARHSSSVAMK; from the coding sequence ATGGGTGACTACACGATTCAGATAAGCACCAAGCTGATCGATCAGCTCGCCCGCGACGACGAGAAGGTGAAAAGGAGGGTCAGGAAACCCAAGCCCAAGAAGGTTCTTGAACAACCAGAAGAGCCTCAGGACAATGGGAGGGAGCTTCCAAGCGAGCCGAAGAGCAGCCCTGCCCCCGCTCCCGGGTGGCAGCTGCCACCCCCCGTGTACCTGCCAGTTACCCctgctcctccaccaccaccttcgcCCTTAATCCAGGAGGCGGAAGCCATACGCGCCGTGGTGGCGGAAAGTGTGAAGGTGCTGGAGAAGCTGGACAAGCAGGAGGCTGGGATGCAGCAGGAGCTCGCCAGGAGAGCCAAGGAGCTGCATGACAGGGAGTTCAAGCTGCCCTACCAGAACCCCGTGCCGTGCGCTGACGAGAAGGCGGCCTGCCATGAGTGCTACGTGAGCAACGCCGCGAAAGACCCGCTCAAGTGCGCCGAGGCAGTCAAGAGGTTCGAGGCGTGCGTCCGCATGGCTAGGCATAGCAGCAGCGTTGCGATGAAATGA